The Virgibacillus sp. SK37 region TAAGATAAATAGAAATGAATAATAATGGCAGTGTAATATAGAGCGGGATGACTGACATTAACCCAAGAATATTAATGAAAAAAGCGAACAATGTTAATAGGATAAATAAAAAAGGAAGCACATTTTGCATGAACCATCACTCCTGTCAACTATTTAATCCTTCTATTTGATAATATGAACAGCTTGAAATAATTAGAAGTGACACTTTTGTGAAATTATGAACATACTTATTGATAGGAAGATAATTTGCTGTTATAGTATTATTTGTAAGATGACAAACAAAACCCCTTTGTTTGAATCATGAAACTTTCTCCCATCCCCCTTTGTATAAATACAAAGAGAGATAATAAGGATATACGCTGCCCCGTATATCCTTATTTTATTTCCAAAAGTATGTGATAATCTGAACGAATACTTCTATTTAAATTTTCTCCTCAATTACATCTGTACACTGGCCAAATATGGATTATCTAATTTCCATCTTTTTTAGAATCAAAATAGCCCAACATACGCGGGAAGTAGCTCTTATTGACAAAAATGCAGTAAAGCTAAACGCTTTCCTTATAAATAAAAAATGAGCCTTACATCGGCTCACTTTACAATAAATAGTTCCAAAAATTCCCGTATTTTGCTGGAAGCTTGCTAACCTTCCTTTTTAACTGCAGCTTTTTCATTTCTTTTTCGGCCTTTGCTACCGTCCAATCATAGACAACTGCTACTTCTTTTGTAGCAATACTGCCATACATGGCTACAAAATCTTCCAAAGGCGGCTTCTCAGATGGAATAGGCGATTTTTGCAGTATCTCTTTTAATACCCTTACATAGATATCATATGGATATAAGCCGGATATTTTAATCCCTTGGTCGTCACTCATCTGATTAAAAAATACAATTGTAGGAATATAATCGACTTCCATCTCTTGGGTTAATTTTAAGTCACATTGGAAGGCTTTTTTTGCAGATGCAGAATATAAGTCGTTTTCAAATTCATTAACATCCAGATTTGCTTCCTGCGCACATTGTAGCAGAACATCTTTTTCAGAGATATTCAGTTTATTTAAAAAGGCATTTTCTTGAATTCTGCGCAAAAATACCTTACCTGCTTTTTTACCTTGAAGCTCAGCAGCTTTAACTGCCAAGGACGCGATCCAAGGAGAGGAAATAGGATTATCAATCCAAATATCGCCATCACAACTCATTCCGGTTCGCTTTGCCGTTTTTTCCCATATATCCCGGAGCTTAATTGGTTTATCGAACTGATCTTTGTTTAGATGATTTAAATGCCCACTGACAATGGGTTGTATGGTGAAAAATCGTCCATATTCAATCGTCAGCTTTTTGATATAGGGTTCCAGCGACCAGCATTCCGGGCAAAGAGGGTCAACAAAAACATACATTTCAATTGGCTTCTGGACTAAATCGATATAGCTATATTTCAGCGATGTGTTTGTACAGGTTGAGCCTTGAAGCTCACTTGAATTCCCACTCACATCGATTCTCCTTTCTCCTATTCTGGTGTGTTCATCATGTGATTTGCTGTTAGGGTCAATTTTTCAAATATAGCTGTACGGTACGGTTCTTCAATTTCAGCTTCTTCAAGCGCTTCGTTCATACATTCAAGCCAAGCATCACGGCGTGTTGGAGTTATTTCAAATGGTAGGTGTCTTCTTCGCATCATTGGATGACCACGTTCCTCGGAAAAAAGAGGGGGCCCACCAAAGAATTGAGTGAGAAATAACGTTTGTTTTCGTGCAGTCTCAGTTAAGTCCTCTGGAAATATAGGTATAAGTTTGGGATGGACTCCCACTCGTTTATAAAATGCTTGCACAATCCGGTGAATGGCCTCCGCACCACCAATGGCCTCATATATAGAACCAGGTCTATTCATCAACATTACTCCTAGTATAAATTATAAATGTAGTTAAAAATAATCAAGCGCTTCGTTCTCCATAGGACAACAAGCCTTAATTGTATATATTGTAGCAACGTAAATGGACCTGGGCAACTAATCTGATTTAAAGTTACTTTTTAACGTCTTATAGTGTTTTGAAAAAACGTTGTATTTTATTTGGTGTAGGTCTTTTAGGAATTTGAAAGTCCTTGAGAATTTGATTGAATCTCATTTCTCCCAATGTTTCTGAACTGGCTTCGAGTTCCAGCTCGTAGTCAGTTACTCCATTATATGTGCTGTAGTCAAGGACAAGTACAATGTCTTGATATTCTATTTCGTTTCGCTCCGTTATAAGACTTCCAAAGTAATGGAGTTCCTCAACAGCTATTCCTTTTTTCATTAATTGTGCCATTGTGTGAGGTTTGGGGATTGGTGCGTCTTCCATCCATTGTTTTGCTTCATCGTGTATTAAATTATCATGTGTTTCCAGCAGACCTGTCGAATGTGGCTCTTTTAATGTAAGTTTATACTGTCCGTTTTTTTCTCTGATTCGTAATGCACATCCGTTTTTCTTTAAGGCAAAATCCTTTGTTTCAAAATAATGATTGGTCTGTGTTTGAATAGGATTCGTAAAAGGTAAATGAGTTAACAGATGATTATATTCATCTTCTGTAAGTAGATTTTTATATTCGATTTCAATTTCTTGTGCCACTAGTATTCCCCCATCTAAAAAAGGTTACTATTGATTATGGCTAATTTAAAATAAATATGCAATGATTAGCCATTGTGGAAGATTATGATACAATAATGGGGATGAAACAGACAGGTGTTTAGTCAAACTTTTTAATGTAAGAATATATGCTGTTAAGCTCGTTGTCAGCATCAAAATTAAGCCTAACTATACGTAGCTGATAGCGTCACTTTATTTCCAAGTATTTCCTTTATTAGAGTCGATGATGACACATATGCTTTTCTTACAACTGAAGACCTGAAAAACAGGTGGTGTAGATAATGAATTGGGGAGCAAAATTAGCGCCTTATGCACAGGTGGTTGAAGAACTGAAAATAAAATTAAAAGGTATTCGCAAACAATTTGAATATGAATCAAGACACTCGCCGATTGAGTTTATAACCGGTAGAGTAAAACCAATTCCAAGCATTTTGGAAAAAGCGGAAGCAAGAGGGATTTGTCTTGAAAATATTGACCGGGATATGCAGGATATAGCTGGTGTACGAGTCGTATGTCAATTTGTGGACGATATCTATACAGTTGTTAAAATGATTCGTTCCCGACAAGATTTTAACATTATCGAGGAAAAGGATTATATATCAGAAAAGAAAGACAGTGGTTATCGGTCCTATCACATCATAATTGATTATCCGGTGGAAACAATTGATGGAATGAAAAAAATAATTGCAGAAATACAAATTCGAACATTGGCAATGAATTTCTGGGCTACAAATGAACATTCCCTTAATTATAAGTATAAAGGAAGAATTCCAACAGAAATTAAGGAAAGATTACAGCGAGCTGCAGAAGCAGCATTCAAACTAGATGAAGAAATGTCTGCAATAAAACATGAAGTCCAAGAAGCACAACGAATATTCCATAGAAAATAATAGTGGCAAACGCTCATAAAGGGGGATGATTAGAAAATGAAATTTAAAATTGTATCAAAAGGCGATGAGCGCTCCAATAGGATAAAAGCAACGATGAAGCAGTATTTAATTGAATTTGATTTGGAATATGATCGAAAAGAGCCGGACCTTGTTATTTCAGTTGGTGGAGATGGTACGCTCTTGGAAGCTTTCCATCGCTATGTCCACCGCCTAGACTCCACCGCCTTTATTGGAGTACATACAGGGCATTTAGGTTTTTATGCGGATTGGGTTCCAGATGAAGTTGAAAAGCTCATCATTGAAATAGCCAAAACACCTTTTCAAGTGGTGGAATACCCATTATTAGAGGTAACTATCCGTTCCAAAACAGGAGGAACAGAGGACCGTTTTCTAGCTTTAAACGAAGCTACGATAAAAACTGCTGACGGATCGGTCGTGTTCGATGTGGAAATTAAGGGAGAACATTTTGAGACCTTCCGCGGAGACGGTTTGTGTGTTTCTACACCTTCAGGAAGTACAGCGTATAACAAAGCATTAGGGGGAGGGATTATCCATCCTTCCTTAGATGCTATCCAACTAACAGAAATGGCATCAATTAATAATCGGGTATTCCGGACGATCGGATCGCCATTAATTTTGCCGAAACACCATACCGCGCTTTTAAAGCCAATGGTTGACCGCAGCTTTTTAATTGCAATTGATCACTTTACAACAAACTATGTGAATGTGAAATCCATTCAATGTCGAGTTGCAGAGGAAAGAGTCCGCTTTGCAAGATTCCGGCCATTTCCATTCTGGAATCGTGTACGGGATTCCTT contains the following coding sequences:
- a CDS encoding CYTH domain-containing protein — protein: MAQEIEIEYKNLLTEDEYNHLLTHLPFTNPIQTQTNHYFETKDFALKKNGCALRIREKNGQYKLTLKEPHSTGLLETHDNLIHDEAKQWMEDAPIPKPHTMAQLMKKGIAVEELHYFGSLITERNEIEYQDIVLVLDYSTYNGVTDYELELEASSETLGEMRFNQILKDFQIPKRPTPNKIQRFFKTL
- a CDS encoding globin — protein: MNRPGSIYEAIGGAEAIHRIVQAFYKRVGVHPKLIPIFPEDLTETARKQTLFLTQFFGGPPLFSEERGHPMMRRRHLPFEITPTRRDAWLECMNEALEEAEIEEPYRTAIFEKLTLTANHMMNTPE
- a CDS encoding NAD kinase, with amino-acid sequence MKFKIVSKGDERSNRIKATMKQYLIEFDLEYDRKEPDLVISVGGDGTLLEAFHRYVHRLDSTAFIGVHTGHLGFYADWVPDEVEKLIIEIAKTPFQVVEYPLLEVTIRSKTGGTEDRFLALNEATIKTADGSVVFDVEIKGEHFETFRGDGLCVSTPSGSTAYNKALGGGIIHPSLDAIQLTEMASINNRVFRTIGSPLILPKHHTALLKPMVDRSFLIAIDHFTTNYVNVKSIQCRVAEERVRFARFRPFPFWNRVRDSFVAEEDD
- a CDS encoding GTP pyrophosphokinase family protein, with product MNWGAKLAPYAQVVEELKIKLKGIRKQFEYESRHSPIEFITGRVKPIPSILEKAEARGICLENIDRDMQDIAGVRVVCQFVDDIYTVVKMIRSRQDFNIIEEKDYISEKKDSGYRSYHIIIDYPVETIDGMKKIIAEIQIRTLAMNFWATNEHSLNYKYKGRIPTEIKERLQRAAEAAFKLDEEMSAIKHEVQEAQRIFHRK
- a CDS encoding ClpXP adapter SpxH family protein, which encodes MSGNSSELQGSTCTNTSLKYSYIDLVQKPIEMYVFVDPLCPECWSLEPYIKKLTIEYGRFFTIQPIVSGHLNHLNKDQFDKPIKLRDIWEKTAKRTGMSCDGDIWIDNPISSPWIASLAVKAAELQGKKAGKVFLRRIQENAFLNKLNISEKDVLLQCAQEANLDVNEFENDLYSASAKKAFQCDLKLTQEMEVDYIPTIVFFNQMSDDQGIKISGLYPYDIYVRVLKEILQKSPIPSEKPPLEDFVAMYGSIATKEVAVVYDWTVAKAEKEMKKLQLKRKVSKLPAKYGNFWNYLL